A window of the Balaenoptera acutorostrata chromosome 13, mBalAcu1.1, whole genome shotgun sequence genome harbors these coding sequences:
- the RPL17 gene encoding 60S ribosomal protein L17, producing MVRYSLDPENPTKSCKSRGSNLRVHFKNTRETAQAIKGMHIRKATKYLKDVTLKKQCVPFRRYNGGVGRCAQAKQWGWTQGRWPKKSAEFLLHMLKNAESNAELKGLDVDSLVIEHIQVNKAPKMRRRTYRAHGRINPYMSSPCHIEMILTEKEQIVPKPEEEVAQKKKISQKKLKKQKLMARE from the exons ATGGTTCGCTATTCACTTGAcccagaaaaccccacaaaat cATGCAAGTCGAGAGGTTCAAATCTTCGTGTTCACTTTAAG AACACTCGTGAAACAGCCCAGGCCATTAAGGGTATGCATATCCGAAAGGCCACCAAGTATCTGAAGGATGTCACTTTAAAGAAGCAGTGTGTGCCGTTCCGTCGTTACAATGGTGGAGTTGGTAGGTGTGCCCAG gccAAACAGTGGGGCTGGACGCAGGGTCGGTGGCCCAAAAAGAGTGCTGAATTTTTACTGCACATGCTCAAAAATGCAGAGAGTAATGCTGAACTTAAG GGCTTAGATGTAGATTCTCTGGTCATTGAGCATATCCAGGTGAACAAAGCCCCCAAGATGCGGCGGAGGACATACAGAGCTCATGGTCGGATCAACCCATACATGAGCTCTCCCTGCCACATTGAGATGATCcttactgaaaaagaacagattgttCCTAAACCAGAAGAGGAGGTTGCCCAGAAGAAAAAG ATATCCCagaagaaattgaagaaacaaaaacttatggCCCGGGaataa